A window of Bacteroidota bacterium genomic DNA:
CGTCAAGTTCCTGTGATTGCTGGCCCTTCACCGGAATGGAATAGGGTGAATCGATTACATGGGAGTATTCCAGATTGTAACTGCCTGAAAGTGTGTTGCCGTTGAACTCCGGCCTTTCTGCCCAGGGATCAGAGTAATAGTTATCCTCACTTAAAACTTTTCCCTGCAGATCGATGGTGTATTTCTTCTTACCGATTTTTACTATCGCCTCTCCGGAGTTGAAGGTATTCGCTTCGTCGAACTTAAATGGAATCTTTGTCGCACCGGTTTTATCGATATAACCCCATTTGCCGTTCTGCTTAACAGGGCAGAGGCCGTGTGAAAACGAATACACTCCAACCTCATCATAAATGAATGGTACGGTTTCTTTATAGGTTTCCAGACTGTAGAAGCCCCATTTCCCGTCTTTCATTACCGGGAGCATCTCTTCCCCCTTTATCCCGACCTTGTCATACACAAAATCGGAGTACAAGTCCCCTGTGTAGGCATCTTTAAGTGCGATCTTTCCGTTTGGTCCCTTGTAATTTTCAAGGTACACATCCCTGACGATATATTCTTTCCCGTCAGTATCTATAAAAAATTTCATGGTGTTTACCTGGACGAATCCAAATCCCTCCGGAATCGTGAACTGCCAGGGGAGATCAGGAAACCTGTGATAAACCCTTTTGCCAAGTGCCTTCTGCTTGTCATTGTAGAGGAAATATTTGTTCCCATCTTTCATAAATGTGCCAACCGAGGTGGTCCAGGAAAAGTCGTACTTTGCCGGAATGATTTCCTTCCCATCCGGTCCGTATATGCCGTATTTGTTGTTCTTCTGTACGATTACAAAATCACCTTTCGACTCGTTAATACTTGTCCAGCCGGCTTTTATCACTTCCTTCCCTTTGATATCTATCACCCCTTCACCACCGCCTTTGCCGTCGTTGTGCACAAAAAAGTCTTTCTGCAGCCAGCGGATGATCCTGTATTTTGTTTTAAGAAGAACCTTCCCTTCCCTCGATTTTACAGTGGAACCCTCCTTCGTCTCTTCAATCAGATACTTTGTTTGATACGGAAACCGTATCGGATTTACATATTTCTTTGCAGGCGTTACCTCCTTCCCTTTGATATCGATCAGGCAGTAAGTCCCGTCCTGTTTTTGCACCCAGGCACAGCCATCGATAAAACTGCGTGCGTTCATGTAAACCGGTTTTATCGCAATCTCACCCTTGTTATTCACGAATCCGAATTGCCCGTTAATGCTGAACCATGACATCCCCTCCCTGAACCCCTCCACATAGTCGAAGGGACCGGCAATCTCTTTTCCGGTGCCATCAATCAGGTAATATCTGATATCCCTGTATCCGATTCCGACTCCGTTCTGGAACTTTCCAAGAGTCTGATATTCCTTTTCGCAGACTCTCTCCCCTTTTTTGTTGATGTAAAAACGACCTGTATTCGCCAATTTTACCATCGCTCGCCCTTCACTAAAGTCACCGGCGACCTCATACGAGTTATTGAGGACAGGTTTACCCGTCAAGTCGATATATTTGTATGTACCAAACTGTTTTACCACAGCAAGCCCTTCCTGAAAAAACCAGGCTTCATCGAATTTATCTTTAATAACCCTCTCACCCTCTTTGTCCCGATAAATCCATTTATTCTCTTTTTGCACAAAAGTGGGGA
This region includes:
- a CDS encoding WG repeat-containing protein, translated to MSSLKFLLLFLTVLLFIPANAQKPYDGPIPTFVQKENKWIYRDKEGERVIKDKFDEAWFFQEGLAVVKQFGTYKYIDLTGKPVLNNSYEVAGDFSEGRAMVKLANTGRFYINKKGERVCEKEYQTLGKFQNGVGIGYRDIRYYLIDGTGKEIAGPFDYVEGFREGMSWFSINGQFGFVNNKGEIAIKPVYMNARSFIDGCAWVQKQDGTYCLIDIKGKEVTPAKKYVNPIRFPYQTKYLIEETKEGSTVKSREGKVLLKTKYRIIRWLQKDFFVHNDGKGGGEGVIDIKGKEVIKAGWTSINESKGDFVIVQKNNKYGIYGPDGKEIIPAKYDFSWTTSVGTFMKDGNKYFLYNDKQKALGKRVYHRFPDLPWQFTIPEGFGFVQVNTMKFFIDTDGKEYIVRDVYLENYKGPNGKIALKDAYTGDLYSDFVYDKVGIKGEEMLPVMKDGKWGFYSLETYKETVPFIYDEVGVYSFSHGLCPVKQNGKWGYIDKTGATKIPFKFDEANTFNSGEAIVKIGKKKYTIDLQGKVLSEDNYYSDPWAERPEFNGNTLSGSYNLEYSHVIDSPYSIPVKGQQSQELDDPVSITVTQNSISTRYYHFTVESSGKFNGQRVYNLKRNSGNNTYLMFVFFDNNEDKCAFMTRDGMVVYSTVPIQFGK